From a single Callithrix jacchus isolate 240 chromosome 5, calJac240_pri, whole genome shotgun sequence genomic region:
- the FGF11 gene encoding fibroblast growth factor 11 isoform X2, with the protein MAALASSLIRQKREVREPGGNRPVSAQRRVCPRGTKSLCQKQLLILLSKVRLCGGRPARPDGGPEPQLKGIVTKLFCRQGFYLQANPDGSIQGTPEDTSSFTHFNLIPVGLRVVTIQSAKLGHYMAMNAEGLLYSSPHFTAECRFKECVFENYYILYASALYRQRRSGRAWYLGLDKEGRVMKGNRVKKTKAAAHFLPKLLEVAMYREPSLHSVPETSPSSPPAP; encoded by the exons ATGGCGGCGCTGGCCAGTAGCTTGATCCGGCAGAAGCGGGAGGTCCGCGAGCCCGGGGGCAACCGGCCGGTGTCGGCGCAGCGGCGCGTGTGTCCCCGCGGCACCAAATCCCTTTGCCAGAAGCAGCTCCTCATCCTGCTGTCCAAGGTGCGACTGTGCGGGGGGCGGCCCGCGCGGCCGGACGGCGGCCCGG AGCCTCAGCTCAAAGGCATCGTCACCAAACTGTTCTGCCGCCAGGGTTTCTACCTCCAGGCAAATCCCGACGGGAGCATCCAGGGCACCCCAGAGGATACCAGCTCCTTCA CCCACTTCAACCTGATCCCTGTGGGGCTCCGTGTGGTCACCATCCAGAGTGCCAAGCTGGGTCACTACATGGCCATGAACGCTGAGGGACTGCTCTACAGTTCG CCACATTTCACAGCTGAGTGTCGCTTTAAGGAGTGCGTCTTTGAGAATTACTACATCTTGTACGCCTCTGCTCTCTACCGCCAGCGTCGTTCTGGCCGGGCCTGGTACCTCGGCCTGGACAAGGAGGGCCGGGTCATGAAGGGAAACCGAGTTAAGAAGACCAAGGCAGCTGCCCACTTTCTGCCCAAGCTCCTGGAGG tGGCCATGTACCGGGAGCCTTCTCTCCACAGTGTCCCTGAGACCTCCCCTTCCAGTCCCCCTGCCCCCTGA
- the FGF11 gene encoding fibroblast growth factor 11 isoform X3 has product MRPPPVTCASRTELGTPSHHPRATPKSGPVGSGDPTLGGTQTQFTAREPQLKGIVTKLFCRQGFYLQANPDGSIQGTPEDTSSFTHFNLIPVGLRVVTIQSAKLGHYMAMNAEGLLYSSPHFTAECRFKECVFENYYILYASALYRQRRSGRAWYLGLDKEGRVMKGNRVKKTKAAAHFLPKLLEVAMYREPSLHSVPETSPSSPPAP; this is encoded by the exons ATGCGTCCGCCTCCCGTGACCTGCGCTTCAAGAACGGAGCTGGGCACCCCCTCCCATCACCCCCGCGCCACTCCGAAATCGGGTCCCGTAGGCTCAGGGGACCCTACGCTGGGTGGAACTCAGACACAGTTCACCGCTAGAG AGCCTCAGCTCAAAGGCATCGTCACCAAACTGTTCTGCCGCCAGGGTTTCTACCTCCAGGCAAATCCCGACGGGAGCATCCAGGGCACCCCAGAGGATACCAGCTCCTTCA CCCACTTCAACCTGATCCCTGTGGGGCTCCGTGTGGTCACCATCCAGAGTGCCAAGCTGGGTCACTACATGGCCATGAACGCTGAGGGACTGCTCTACAGTTCG CCACATTTCACAGCTGAGTGTCGCTTTAAGGAGTGCGTCTTTGAGAATTACTACATCTTGTACGCCTCTGCTCTCTACCGCCAGCGTCGTTCTGGCCGGGCCTGGTACCTCGGCCTGGACAAGGAGGGCCGGGTCATGAAGGGAAACCGAGTTAAGAAGACCAAGGCAGCTGCCCACTTTCTGCCCAAGCTCCTGGAGG tGGCCATGTACCGGGAGCCTTCTCTCCACAGTGTCCCTGAGACCTCCCCTTCCAGTCCCCCTGCCCCCTGA
- the FGF11 gene encoding fibroblast growth factor 11 isoform X1, with protein sequence MYDSQGVPLALLPPAPNSPKGSSLTPSSPRHRLPIVVQSAAHPLSGTGPPRDSACLSVSAPTPHILEPQLKGIVTKLFCRQGFYLQANPDGSIQGTPEDTSSFTHFNLIPVGLRVVTIQSAKLGHYMAMNAEGLLYSSPHFTAECRFKECVFENYYILYASALYRQRRSGRAWYLGLDKEGRVMKGNRVKKTKAAAHFLPKLLEVAMYREPSLHSVPETSPSSPPAP encoded by the exons ATGTACGACAGTCAGGGAGTCCCTCTGGCCCTGCTCCCGCCTGCTCCCAACTCCCCTAAGGGCAGCTCCCTCACGCCCTCCTCCCCTCGCCACCGGCTGCCCATAGTGGTACAGTCCGCAGCCCACCCTCTGAGTGGGACCGGGCCCCCACGTGATTCAGCCTGTCTCTCCGtctcagcccccaccccccatATCCTTG AGCCTCAGCTCAAAGGCATCGTCACCAAACTGTTCTGCCGCCAGGGTTTCTACCTCCAGGCAAATCCCGACGGGAGCATCCAGGGCACCCCAGAGGATACCAGCTCCTTCA CCCACTTCAACCTGATCCCTGTGGGGCTCCGTGTGGTCACCATCCAGAGTGCCAAGCTGGGTCACTACATGGCCATGAACGCTGAGGGACTGCTCTACAGTTCG CCACATTTCACAGCTGAGTGTCGCTTTAAGGAGTGCGTCTTTGAGAATTACTACATCTTGTACGCCTCTGCTCTCTACCGCCAGCGTCGTTCTGGCCGGGCCTGGTACCTCGGCCTGGACAAGGAGGGCCGGGTCATGAAGGGAAACCGAGTTAAGAAGACCAAGGCAGCTGCCCACTTTCTGCCCAAGCTCCTGGAGG tGGCCATGTACCGGGAGCCTTCTCTCCACAGTGTCCCTGAGACCTCCCCTTCCAGTCCCCCTGCCCCCTGA